The following proteins come from a genomic window of Lolium rigidum isolate FL_2022 chromosome 5, APGP_CSIRO_Lrig_0.1, whole genome shotgun sequence:
- the LOC124652628 gene encoding probable spastin homolog spas-1 isoform X3 — translation MFSPNTKSVLLSVAFPHMEKKLIPMENKLVKSLSGILSLNQRILLSGPSGSEIYQETLIKALAKNFGARLLIVDSLLLPVNELRPEVEALGVDELIEVIKEEIISSTLIVLLKDVEKTLTGRTESHASLGKELPPGVLIIGSHTEKDSPNDKGSLGSILQDAADPMKHLNNIFPNKISIELPKDEAHLSELKKLLRHDAGNLRAKANTLNLHKFLTDRGLGCDSIEELPIKDRLLTHQEVDKAVGSGLYYCLRQNKPHMLKDAKLVLSAESLRYGLSRLNNLNSRSSKKALKDLVENQFERNLLSDIIEPDNIGVTFDDIGALENVKDTLEELIIVPLKRPELFSKGQLLKPVKGILFFGPPGTGKTMLAKAVATESGAKFINIAMSSITSKWHGDGEKYVKAVFSLASKASPSIVFLDEVDSMLGRRANPGEHEAMRKMKNEFMVHWDGLRTKDKERVLVLAATNRPFDLDEAVIRRFPRRFMVNLPDASSREKILKLILSKEELAANVDLQSLANMTDGFSGSDLKSLCLAAAQRPIREIIHREEEEKRLARVEGRPEPPSRGSDDIRPLSMDDLILARGQGCASLSSDSKTTSALIRWNELYGDGRSRKKKTKKNLSYFV, via the exons ATGTTTAG TCCGAATACAAAGAGTGTGCTCTTATCAGTTGCATTCCCACACATGGAAAAGAAGCTCATACCCATGGAAAATAAGCTCGTCAAAAGCTTATCAGGAATTTTATCTTTAAACCAGCGAATTCTATTATCTGGTCCATCTG GGTCTGAAATTTATCAGGAAACATTAATAAAGGCCCTTGCAAAGAATTTTGGTGCTAGACTTCTCATTGTCGATTCTCTTCTGCTGCCTG TTAATGAACTTCGCCCAGAAGTTGAGGCCCTCGGTGTGGATGAGTTAATTGAG GTCATTAAAGAAGAAATCATAAGTAGCACTTTGATTGTGTTACTTAAGGATGTAGAGAAAACCCTGACCGGAAGGACAGAATCACATGCGTCACTAGGGAAAGAACTTCCACCTGGTGTCCTGATAATTGGATCTCACACTGAGAAAGACAGCCCGAATGATAAG GGCTCCTTAGGAAGTATATTGCAAGATGCTGCAGACCCAATGAAGCATCTAAATAATATTTTCCCTAATAAAATTTCCATTGAACTTCCAAAG GACGAAGCACACCTATCAGAGTTGAAGAAACTACTAAGACATGATGCTGGAAACCTTAGAGCGAAAGCCAACACTCTTAATCTTCATAAG TTTCTTACCGACCGTGGATTGGGGTGCGACAGTATTGAAGAATTACCCATCAAGGATCGATTGCTGACTCATCAGG AGGTGGATAAGGCTGTTGGTAGTGGTTTATATTATTGCCTTCGGCAGAATAAACCCCACATGCTCAAGGATGCCAAACTTGTACTATCAGCAGAAAG TCTCAGGTATGGGCTTAGCCGTCTAAACAACCTGAACAGTCGTAGCTCAAAGAAAGCACTGAAG GATTTGGTAGAGAATCAGTTTGAGAGAAATCTCCTGTCAGATATTATTGAGCCTGATAATATTGGAGTAACCTTTGACGATATTGGAGCGCTGGAGAATGTAAAAGATACATTAGAGGAATTGATTATTGTCCCTCTAAAAAGACCTGAATTATTCAGCAAAGGGCAGCTATTAAAG CCAGTGAAGGGAATATTGTTCTTTGGACCTCCCGGCACTGGCAAAACAATGCTTGCAAAAGCAGTAGCTACCGAATCAGGTGCAAAATTTATCAACATAGCAATGTCAAGCATCACGTCAAAG TGGCATGGGGATGGAGAGAAATATGTGAAGGCCGTTTTCTCTTTGGCAAGTAAAGCATCTCCGTCTATAGTATTCCTTGATGAG GTTGACAGTATGCTTGGAAGGAGAGCAAATCCAGGAGAGCATGAAGCCATGCGCAAGATGAAAAATGAATTTATGGTACATTGGGATGGATTGCGTACTAAAGATAAAGAACGTGTATTGGTTCTTGCGGCCACAAATAGGCCTTTTGACCTTGATGAGGCAGTCATTCGAAGGTTCCCTCGCAG ATTCATGGTGAACCTTCCTGATGCATCAAGCAGAGAGAAAATTTTGAAACTGATACTGTCCAAAGAAGAGTTGGCAGCAAACGTGGATCTTCAGTCACTCGCCAATATGACTGATGGATTTTCAGGAAGTGACTTAAAG AGTCTCTGTCTAGCTGCAGCACAACGGCCCATTCGCGAAATCATTCACAGAGAAGAAGAG GAGAAGCGTCTAGCGAGAGTTGAAGGTAGGCCTGAGCCTCCATCGCGAGGTAGCGATGACATCCGCCCTCTTAGCATGGATGATTTGATACTTGCCCGTGGTCAG GGATGCGCTAGCTTATCATCTGACTCAAAAACAACGAGTGCACTTATTCGGTGGAACGAGCTGTATGGCGATGGCaggtcaaggaagaagaagacgaagaaaaatCTGAGCTACTTCGTGTAG
- the LOC124652628 gene encoding fidgetin-like protein 1 isoform X1, protein MGCPLMGGDELAICKHAFIFQPINTASATLPTSSSQIFKDVLKQRILGPDAIQFTLDNFPYYLSPNTKSVLLSVAFPHMEKKLIPMENKLVKSLSGILSLNQRILLSGPSGSEIYQETLIKALAKNFGARLLIVDSLLLPVNELRPEVEALGVDELIEVIKEEIISSTLIVLLKDVEKTLTGRTESHASLGKELPPGVLIIGSHTEKDSPNDKGSLGSILQDAADPMKHLNNIFPNKISIELPKDEAHLSELKKLLRHDAGNLRAKANTLNLHKFLTDRGLGCDSIEELPIKDRLLTHQEVDKAVGSGLYYCLRQNKPHMLKDAKLVLSAESLRYGLSRLNNLNSRSSKKALKDLVENQFERNLLSDIIEPDNIGVTFDDIGALENVKDTLEELIIVPLKRPELFSKGQLLKPVKGILFFGPPGTGKTMLAKAVATESGAKFINIAMSSITSKWHGDGEKYVKAVFSLASKASPSIVFLDEVDSMLGRRANPGEHEAMRKMKNEFMVHWDGLRTKDKERVLVLAATNRPFDLDEAVIRRFPRRFMVNLPDASSREKILKLILSKEELAANVDLQSLANMTDGFSGSDLKSLCLAAAQRPIREIIHREEEEKRLARVEGRPEPPSRGSDDIRPLSMDDLILARGQGCASLSSDSKTTSALIRWNELYGDGRSRKKKTKKNLSYFV, encoded by the exons ATGGGCTGTCCTCTTATGGGAGGGGATGAACTTGCCATTTGCAAGCATGCCTTT ATTTTCCAGCCTATCAATACTGCATCAGCCACTTTACCTACAAGCAGTTCCCAAATTTTTAAGGATGTATTGAAACAACGAATTCTTGGTCCAGATGCTATTCAATTTACTCTTGACAACTTCCCGTACTATCTTAG TCCGAATACAAAGAGTGTGCTCTTATCAGTTGCATTCCCACACATGGAAAAGAAGCTCATACCCATGGAAAATAAGCTCGTCAAAAGCTTATCAGGAATTTTATCTTTAAACCAGCGAATTCTATTATCTGGTCCATCTG GGTCTGAAATTTATCAGGAAACATTAATAAAGGCCCTTGCAAAGAATTTTGGTGCTAGACTTCTCATTGTCGATTCTCTTCTGCTGCCTG TTAATGAACTTCGCCCAGAAGTTGAGGCCCTCGGTGTGGATGAGTTAATTGAG GTCATTAAAGAAGAAATCATAAGTAGCACTTTGATTGTGTTACTTAAGGATGTAGAGAAAACCCTGACCGGAAGGACAGAATCACATGCGTCACTAGGGAAAGAACTTCCACCTGGTGTCCTGATAATTGGATCTCACACTGAGAAAGACAGCCCGAATGATAAG GGCTCCTTAGGAAGTATATTGCAAGATGCTGCAGACCCAATGAAGCATCTAAATAATATTTTCCCTAATAAAATTTCCATTGAACTTCCAAAG GACGAAGCACACCTATCAGAGTTGAAGAAACTACTAAGACATGATGCTGGAAACCTTAGAGCGAAAGCCAACACTCTTAATCTTCATAAG TTTCTTACCGACCGTGGATTGGGGTGCGACAGTATTGAAGAATTACCCATCAAGGATCGATTGCTGACTCATCAGG AGGTGGATAAGGCTGTTGGTAGTGGTTTATATTATTGCCTTCGGCAGAATAAACCCCACATGCTCAAGGATGCCAAACTTGTACTATCAGCAGAAAG TCTCAGGTATGGGCTTAGCCGTCTAAACAACCTGAACAGTCGTAGCTCAAAGAAAGCACTGAAG GATTTGGTAGAGAATCAGTTTGAGAGAAATCTCCTGTCAGATATTATTGAGCCTGATAATATTGGAGTAACCTTTGACGATATTGGAGCGCTGGAGAATGTAAAAGATACATTAGAGGAATTGATTATTGTCCCTCTAAAAAGACCTGAATTATTCAGCAAAGGGCAGCTATTAAAG CCAGTGAAGGGAATATTGTTCTTTGGACCTCCCGGCACTGGCAAAACAATGCTTGCAAAAGCAGTAGCTACCGAATCAGGTGCAAAATTTATCAACATAGCAATGTCAAGCATCACGTCAAAG TGGCATGGGGATGGAGAGAAATATGTGAAGGCCGTTTTCTCTTTGGCAAGTAAAGCATCTCCGTCTATAGTATTCCTTGATGAG GTTGACAGTATGCTTGGAAGGAGAGCAAATCCAGGAGAGCATGAAGCCATGCGCAAGATGAAAAATGAATTTATGGTACATTGGGATGGATTGCGTACTAAAGATAAAGAACGTGTATTGGTTCTTGCGGCCACAAATAGGCCTTTTGACCTTGATGAGGCAGTCATTCGAAGGTTCCCTCGCAG ATTCATGGTGAACCTTCCTGATGCATCAAGCAGAGAGAAAATTTTGAAACTGATACTGTCCAAAGAAGAGTTGGCAGCAAACGTGGATCTTCAGTCACTCGCCAATATGACTGATGGATTTTCAGGAAGTGACTTAAAG AGTCTCTGTCTAGCTGCAGCACAACGGCCCATTCGCGAAATCATTCACAGAGAAGAAGAG GAGAAGCGTCTAGCGAGAGTTGAAGGTAGGCCTGAGCCTCCATCGCGAGGTAGCGATGACATCCGCCCTCTTAGCATGGATGATTTGATACTTGCCCGTGGTCAG GGATGCGCTAGCTTATCATCTGACTCAAAAACAACGAGTGCACTTATTCGGTGGAACGAGCTGTATGGCGATGGCaggtcaaggaagaagaagacgaagaaaaatCTGAGCTACTTCGTGTAG
- the LOC124655023 gene encoding condensin-2 complex subunit D3: protein MDADDMDVDDIDSPASATGSLSAFLSELATLHRRSSSSSSSATSPPLSLPSLTLLSSAAVSASLFPRLAAAGLPASSLLAPLTSSFSTHPAPAAAAYLRLLLAPASPFLSLFSPLPFLSFLLALRKALSSSAADAPNPNSSSGHGNPRKRKNQRQQATPRSPSFLPEALPLLADAAGRLPLGEHPDARRSLIDTATELAAFNVLAAVLGSNRNAEALQDVIRALLPVALSGAKSAARAAAVEFLVRKVVPLGDEEGVRKLVEYLPRLLAMKAPEKTEARGLAVEAIVEVVQALQPHEREGFTAFVVTMAKGKAKGRLFAVDMVLAMLPVLLPSEMEESSLGEDSWGLKCVRVLVERCSDTVGGVRARALTNAAQALDMLSERGVEVARLQEVMTIGNMDLGELLRRRCIDDKAAVRKAALVLITKAIGLIGRPVDESLLSAMGAACSDPLVSIRKAALAAISEVFRKFPDERVTKEWLQAVPSLVIDSETSIQEECENLFLELVLNRVCKAANLHLGDDSVNLEEVFPEGTLDLLKSICDGEVAPCIKRICASLGKKKKLRPLLATSLQNIVTISESLWLRSSKPIEKWTAPAGAWWLLSEISSFAPKSVNWKFLSHHWKLLDNVGQEDTGKASSEGDPNSALWALDRVSLLQTISNVSMELPVEPAAELAHSLLTRIENFDMNLSEVDAHVKSLKTLCKRKAKTAKEGEELIMKWVQQLINKAVANLDSYIKGTSQDSRGCSFFTPPTGKLKGRKGASTSKAMSEAVISVFTVGSLILACPDASVQGIIPLLHTIITSGNSEPRPKNLAGGDVSFKELAPSLYIQSWDTMAKLCLVDDKLAKRYIPLFVQELERSDLATLRNNIMIAMADFYVRYTALVDCYMSKITKSLRDPCEVVRRQTFVLLAKLLQRDYVKWRGVVFLRFLPSLVDESEKIRHLADYLFGSILKAKAPLLAYNSFIEAIYVLNDYTGHGGGFSESQGSQSSQGSQGSVRGSTLFAIGGTDERSRSKRMHIYVSLLKQMAPEHLLATSAKLCAEILAGACDGLLSVDDAAGRAVLQDALQILACKEMRIHPSICTDNSEMDDEGGDSGTASALNAAKGRAVTQVAKKNLIQIAIPIFIELKRLLESKNSPLTGCLMECLRALLKDYKNEIDEILVADKQLQRELLYDMHKFEAGKGKLSKEAAEAGPSGSSPGPGQGDVAAKATVRSVLKEMNRNVPTPPLHTMSVPKMKSVLGPGGLSASRRPAAVLESVRRLEPFGSDDEN from the exons ATGGACGCCGACGACATggacgtcgacgacatcgactcCCCCGCCTCCGCCACCGGATCCCTCTCCGCCTTCCTCTCCGAGCTCGCCACCCTCCACCGccgctcctcctcatcctcctcctccgccacatcCCCGCCCCTGTCCCTCCCCTCCCTCACCCTCCTCTCCTCCGCGGCCGTCTCCGCCTCCCTCTtcccccgcctcgccgccgccggcctcccggcctcctccctcctcgcgccgctcacctcctccttctccacccaccccgcacccgccgccgccgcctacctcCGCCTCCTGCTAGCCCCCGCCTCCCCGTTCCTCTCCCTCTTTTCCCCACTCCccttcctctccttcctcctcgccCTCCGCAAGGCgctttcctcctccgccgccgacgccccaAACCCTAACTCCAGCTCAGGCCACGGCAACCCCCGCAAGCGCAAGAACCAGCGCCAGCAGGCAACCCCGCGGTCCCCGTCCTTTCTCCCGGAGGCACTCCCCCTGCTCGCCGATGCCGCGGGGAGGCTGCCTCTCGGGGAGCACCCGGACGCGCGGAGGTCgctcatcgacaccgccaccgagCTCGCGGCCTTCAATGTCCTCGCCGCCGTCCTCGGATCCAACCGCAACGCCGAGGCATTGCAGGACGTGATACGCGCGCTGCTCCCGGTGGCGCTCTCGGGTGCGAAATCGGCTGCGCGGGCCGCCGCCGTGGAGTTCCTGGTAAGGAAGGTTGTGCCTCTGGGTGATGAGGAGGGGGTCAGGAAACTGGTGGAGTACCTGCCGAGGTTGCTGGCCATGAAGGCGCCAGAGAAGACGGAGGCGAGGGGGCTGGCGGTCGAGGCGATAGTCGAGGTGGTGCAGGCATTGCAGCCGCATGAAAGGGAGGGATTCACTGCGTTTGTGGTGACCATGGCCAAGGGGAAGGCAAAGGGGCGGCTCTTTGCGGTGGACATGGTCCTGGCGATGCTGCCGGTGCTGCTGCCATCGGAAATGGAGGAATCTAGTCTGGGAGAGGACTCCTGGGGGCTAAAGTGTGTCCGCGTGCTGGTGGAGAGGTGTTCCGATACCGTCGGAGGGGTCCGGGCTCGGGCATTGACGAATGCAGCCCAGGCGCTTGACATGCTGTCTGAAAGAGGCGTGGAGGTCGCTCGGTTGCAGGAGGTAATGACGATCGGGAACATGGATCTCGGGGAGCTGTTGAGGCGGCGGTGCATTGATGATAAGGCTGCTGTGAGGAAGGCTGCGCTTGTGCTCATCACCAAGGCGATTGGTTTGATCGGCAGGCCTGTCGACGAGTCGCTACTTAGTGCAATGGGGGCTGCGTGCTCTGATCCGCTGGTCAGCATTCGCAAGGCGGCTCTTGCAGCCATCTCAGAGGTGTTCCGGAAATTCCCTGATGAGAGAGTGACGAAAGAGTGGCTTCAAGCTGTGCCATCGCTGGTGATCGATAGCGAGACCAGTATCCAAGAGGAATGCGAGAACTTGTTTCTTGAGCTGGTTCTGAACAGGGTCTGCAAAGCTGCCAATTTGCACCTGGGTGACGACTCCGTCAACTTGGAGGAGGTGTTCCCGGAAGGGACACTCGATTTGCTGAAAAGCATATGCGACGGAGAGGTTGCTCCATGCATAAAAAGGATATGTGCAAGCCTCGGGAAGAAGAAAAAGCTGAGACCACTGCTTGCTACTTCACTCCAGAATATCGTGACAATATCTGAATCCTTGTGGCTCAGAAGCTCTAAGCCAATTGAGAAATGGACTGCACCAGCCGGGGCTTGGTGGCTTCTTTCTGAGATCTCCTCATTTGCACCTAAATCAGTTAACTGGAAGTTCCTCTCCCACCACTGGAAACTCCTTGATAATGTTGGCCAAGAAGACACGGGTAAAGCTTCTTCTGAAGGGGATCCAAATTCTGCGCTCTGGGCTTTGGATCGTGTTTCACTCCTGCAAACTATTTCGAATGTCTCCATGGAGCTACCCGTGGAGCCTGCAGCAGAACTGGCACACAGCTTGCTCACACGGATTGAGAATTTTGATATGAACCTGAGTGAG GTCGATGCCCATGTAAAATCACTGAAAACTTTATGTAAACGGAAAGCTAAGACGGCTAAGGAAGGTGAAGAACTAATAATGAAGTGGGTCCAGCAACTTATCAATAAAGCAGTTGCTAATCTGGACAGCTACATAAAAGGAACATCACAAGATTCCAGGGGTTGTAGCTTCTTTACACCTCCGACTGGCAAACTCAAGGGAAGAAAAGGCGCATCCACATCAAAAGCGATGTCAGAAGCTGTTATTTCTGTCTTCACCGTTGGATCACTGATCCTAGCTTGCCCTGATGCTAGTGTGCAAGGCATCATCCCTTTGCTGCACACAATTATAACCTCTGGAAACTCTGAGCCAAGGCCAAAAAACCTTGCTGGTGGAGATGTTTCTTTCAAAGAGCTAGCTCCATCTTTGTATATACAGTCATGGGACACAATGGCAAAACTATGCCTGGTAGATGACAAATTAGCAAAACGCTATATTCCACTTTTTGTTCAG GAGCTTGAGCGGAGTGATTTGGCTACCCTTCGGAATAATATCATGATTGCCATGGCTGACTTCTATGTCCGCTATACCGCACTAGTCGACTG TTATAtgtcaaaaataacaaaatcactGCGTGATCCCTGTGAAGTCGTACGGAGACAAACATTTGTCCTACTCGCGAAGTTGCTGCAG AGGGATTACGTAAAATGGAGAGGAGTAGTTTTCCTTCGGTTTCTGCCATCTTTAGTTGATGAATCAGAGAAGATAAGGCATTTGGCTGACTACCTCTTTGGGAGCATCTTAAAAG CTAAAGCGCCACTTCTTGCATATAACAGTTTCATAGAAGCTATCTACGTCCTAAACGATTATACAGGTCACGGTGGTGGATTTAGTGAGTCCCAAGGCTCTCAAAGTTCTCAAGGTTCTCAAGGTTCTGTCCGAGGATCAACCCTTTTTGCTATAGG AGGAACTGATGAAAGATCAAGGTCAAAAAGAATGCACATATATGTGTCCCTGTTGAAACAGATGGCCCCAGAGCACCTTCTAGCTACATCAGCCAAGTTATGTGCCGAGATCTTAGCAGGTGCTTGTGATGGCTTGCTTAGCGTTGATGATGCAGCTGGAAGGGCTGTGCTTCAG GATGCTCTGCAAATACTGGCTTGCAAGGAGATGCGCATCCATCCGAGCATCTGCACAGACAACTCCGAGATGGATGATGAAGGCGGAGACAGCGGGACAGCAAGCGCCCTCAACGCGGCCAAAGGAAGGGCGGTGACCCAGGTGGCGAAGAAGAACCTGATCCAGATCGCGATCCCGATATTCATCGAGCTGAAGCGGCTGCTGGAGAGCAAGAACAGCCCTCTCACAGGGTGCCTGATGGAGTGCCTTCGGGCGCTGCTCAAGGACTACAAGAATGAGATTGATGAGATCCTGGTGGCGGATAAGCAGCTCCAGAGGGAGCTCCTCTACGACATGCACAAGTTCGAGGCTGGGAAGGGGAAGTTGTCCAAGGAAGCAGCAGAGGCTGGTCCCAGCGGGAGCTCCCCGGGTCCAGGGCAGGGCGATGTGGCCGCGAAGGCCACGGTGCGGTCGGTCCTCAAGGAGATGAACCGAAACGTGCCGACGCCACCACTGCACACAATGAGCGTGCCCAAGATGAAGTCAGTGCTGGGGCCTGGAGGGCTGAGTGCCTCGCGCCGTCCGGCTGCTGTTCTGGAGTCAGTGAGGCGGCTCGAGCCATTTGGGTCAGACGATGAGAACTAA
- the LOC124652628 gene encoding uncharacterized AAA domain-containing protein C328.04-like isoform X2 encodes MGCPLMGGDELAICKHAFIFQPINTASATLPTSSSQIFKDVLKQRILGPDAIQFTLDNFPYYLSPNTKSVLLSVAFPHMEKKLIPMENKLVKSLSGILSLNQRILLSGPSGSEIYQETLIKALAKNFGARLLIVDSLLLPVNELRPEVEALGVDELIEVIKEEIISSTLIVLLKDVEKTLTGRTESHASLGKELPPGVLIIGSHTEKDSPNDKDEAHLSELKKLLRHDAGNLRAKANTLNLHKFLTDRGLGCDSIEELPIKDRLLTHQEVDKAVGSGLYYCLRQNKPHMLKDAKLVLSAESLRYGLSRLNNLNSRSSKKALKDLVENQFERNLLSDIIEPDNIGVTFDDIGALENVKDTLEELIIVPLKRPELFSKGQLLKPVKGILFFGPPGTGKTMLAKAVATESGAKFINIAMSSITSKWHGDGEKYVKAVFSLASKASPSIVFLDEVDSMLGRRANPGEHEAMRKMKNEFMVHWDGLRTKDKERVLVLAATNRPFDLDEAVIRRFPRRFMVNLPDASSREKILKLILSKEELAANVDLQSLANMTDGFSGSDLKSLCLAAAQRPIREIIHREEEEKRLARVEGRPEPPSRGSDDIRPLSMDDLILARGQGCASLSSDSKTTSALIRWNELYGDGRSRKKKTKKNLSYFV; translated from the exons ATGGGCTGTCCTCTTATGGGAGGGGATGAACTTGCCATTTGCAAGCATGCCTTT ATTTTCCAGCCTATCAATACTGCATCAGCCACTTTACCTACAAGCAGTTCCCAAATTTTTAAGGATGTATTGAAACAACGAATTCTTGGTCCAGATGCTATTCAATTTACTCTTGACAACTTCCCGTACTATCTTAG TCCGAATACAAAGAGTGTGCTCTTATCAGTTGCATTCCCACACATGGAAAAGAAGCTCATACCCATGGAAAATAAGCTCGTCAAAAGCTTATCAGGAATTTTATCTTTAAACCAGCGAATTCTATTATCTGGTCCATCTG GGTCTGAAATTTATCAGGAAACATTAATAAAGGCCCTTGCAAAGAATTTTGGTGCTAGACTTCTCATTGTCGATTCTCTTCTGCTGCCTG TTAATGAACTTCGCCCAGAAGTTGAGGCCCTCGGTGTGGATGAGTTAATTGAG GTCATTAAAGAAGAAATCATAAGTAGCACTTTGATTGTGTTACTTAAGGATGTAGAGAAAACCCTGACCGGAAGGACAGAATCACATGCGTCACTAGGGAAAGAACTTCCACCTGGTGTCCTGATAATTGGATCTCACACTGAGAAAGACAGCCCGAATGATAAG GACGAAGCACACCTATCAGAGTTGAAGAAACTACTAAGACATGATGCTGGAAACCTTAGAGCGAAAGCCAACACTCTTAATCTTCATAAG TTTCTTACCGACCGTGGATTGGGGTGCGACAGTATTGAAGAATTACCCATCAAGGATCGATTGCTGACTCATCAGG AGGTGGATAAGGCTGTTGGTAGTGGTTTATATTATTGCCTTCGGCAGAATAAACCCCACATGCTCAAGGATGCCAAACTTGTACTATCAGCAGAAAG TCTCAGGTATGGGCTTAGCCGTCTAAACAACCTGAACAGTCGTAGCTCAAAGAAAGCACTGAAG GATTTGGTAGAGAATCAGTTTGAGAGAAATCTCCTGTCAGATATTATTGAGCCTGATAATATTGGAGTAACCTTTGACGATATTGGAGCGCTGGAGAATGTAAAAGATACATTAGAGGAATTGATTATTGTCCCTCTAAAAAGACCTGAATTATTCAGCAAAGGGCAGCTATTAAAG CCAGTGAAGGGAATATTGTTCTTTGGACCTCCCGGCACTGGCAAAACAATGCTTGCAAAAGCAGTAGCTACCGAATCAGGTGCAAAATTTATCAACATAGCAATGTCAAGCATCACGTCAAAG TGGCATGGGGATGGAGAGAAATATGTGAAGGCCGTTTTCTCTTTGGCAAGTAAAGCATCTCCGTCTATAGTATTCCTTGATGAG GTTGACAGTATGCTTGGAAGGAGAGCAAATCCAGGAGAGCATGAAGCCATGCGCAAGATGAAAAATGAATTTATGGTACATTGGGATGGATTGCGTACTAAAGATAAAGAACGTGTATTGGTTCTTGCGGCCACAAATAGGCCTTTTGACCTTGATGAGGCAGTCATTCGAAGGTTCCCTCGCAG ATTCATGGTGAACCTTCCTGATGCATCAAGCAGAGAGAAAATTTTGAAACTGATACTGTCCAAAGAAGAGTTGGCAGCAAACGTGGATCTTCAGTCACTCGCCAATATGACTGATGGATTTTCAGGAAGTGACTTAAAG AGTCTCTGTCTAGCTGCAGCACAACGGCCCATTCGCGAAATCATTCACAGAGAAGAAGAG GAGAAGCGTCTAGCGAGAGTTGAAGGTAGGCCTGAGCCTCCATCGCGAGGTAGCGATGACATCCGCCCTCTTAGCATGGATGATTTGATACTTGCCCGTGGTCAG GGATGCGCTAGCTTATCATCTGACTCAAAAACAACGAGTGCACTTATTCGGTGGAACGAGCTGTATGGCGATGGCaggtcaaggaagaagaagacgaagaaaaatCTGAGCTACTTCGTGTAG